atggggaTAAATGGTTGTAATCCCACCTCTTGATTCTGGGTTGAAGACCCCGCTTTTTATAAATGGCTGGATTCGCCCCTGTAATTTATTACCTAACCAGTATTCACCACCAACATCACCAAATCCATTTTTGTAATCGGCCCAGTCTCTGTAAAAATCTATTGTTCCATCAAGACGTCGTTGAATAACCTAAAGTTATAAATAGTAACATCAACCATGAGgcttaaattgtgaaaaatactCGTCCAGCATGTGCTTAAACAGTACGAAAGTCATGGAACGCTCTTGCATCTTTGTACAAACAATGTTTATCgccgtcaatatttttttttttatttgagttattttgaatcaaaacagGCCATTCTATCCGATTCTATTTCCAAGATTTCTGACAACACTTTTATATTCTGTTCTGTGATTATTACATCGACCAATGACATTTCAGTCTTCAAAGTTAAAAAGGTGTGTAGTAATCCTACGAAACAAAAGAATCCCGAAAGGTCTTTAAAACATAAAGTAGAAGTGAGcgttttcatatatttgtaaGCAATTATTAGACACATGATCGTTATGTTGATTAGATTGGACATTGAATAGATTGAAACTCTcaaatttgatttgatatacACTTAATGTCGTACTGAACATAAATTTCCAAAGAAAACAATACACAATGTCGGAAATCGTTATAGAGTATCATATTGCGTTTATATTCCTTACAGTACGACATCTAATAAGGTCCAGCGGGGAATGGTTCATTTATGTTCAGGACGAGGTTAAATCATAATCATTGTTacgttttacattgttattactTTTACTAAATTACCACGCACAGAGCTTACTCGATGGTCTGGATGGGTAGTcttgtatttctttattttttggggtattttttccttatcttcaacaccccaagggtgactggggtatagaaatatggtcacttggtcttctcccgaccggcagtaaaatgcTTGccaaagtggggcgtccgtttggctgtatcaaattcgcagtcacgtccggtcagaagggggacgttaaatccgatgcctcgtgtaaagagagtgccacgctctttgcacgttaagaacccttgcaacaactctttgaggggtccgtaggtggcctgttgcaaggccaAATTTCTGTCACTATCCAATaaaccctcattttccagtggcagtccaaatttccccgaccatcataccagatggcctctattgtatcaacctacctattgtatttattgtgaacttgttctcgtcctgaatatgcatgacatatttgccactggacgttaagcaatcaatcaatcaatccttaTCTTCAAAAATAACGCTTGTTCTAAAAATAATCTGTATAAAAAgtactttattataaaatttatcggttctacaatttcttttttttctgtacattATTCATGTCGGTAATAAGTATATTAtcgtaatattttatttaccacAGTTTATATACCTTAACACCCCATTAttctatatcttttattttggttgttgttggtttttttattatttagttttgcCATTATTCTCTATTGTGTAATTTGTATCCAGCTCCTAATCACTGCAACTTTAAATAAcgtatacatattttaatttcctCTAACTATACCTTTCCAAATGGCATTTTACTTAAGCTGAAGGttagaaatataataatttattataaatatccGAACACAAAGTTTTTAATAATGTATCGTCTATTCgttaataataaatttcttCTACTTTTTTAGTATTACACCGTTAGTATCAATAGAACTACTGTAAGTATATGAATTATCacatatagatacatgtacgTGTATAACCTACATGTACCTAtcgtatttattgttaacttgttctcgtcctgaacatgcatggaatatttgccaccaacaatcaatcaatcaatcaatcagtagTACTTAATGTATGAATTGTCataaatagatacatgtataagatgatgtggtatgatagtcAATGAGACATACCTCCATCtaaattacaatttgtaaaagtacacCATTATTGATATAAGTaaagccttcaacacggagtttTAGCCCACACCGAAGGAAGCTATATGGGGCTTGACTTGGGTAAATCATTCAAACAGGACAACCAACTgtcaaatctaaataaaaaacgaatcacgagaaacacttatgaaccacatcaacaaacgacaaccactgagaATCAagttcctgacttagaacaggtgcaCACACATACAGCGGGTTTACACGATTTAATTGTTACCAACCTTCATCCTTACCTGAAACAGtagtgtaacattacaacatagaaagacacaatataaaatatcaattgatcTTAACATAAATGAGCATGCAtgtaattttattaacaaattgaaaattgccaccttatatatatttgaacacgatccaatacattttgtaatgtcATTTGAGACCATTTAACAGTTGACAATATCGGTAATGACAGATGCCATGGTTCCCATATATGGTTAATAAATATGATACCTTTATAAACAACTTCAATGAGTTAATTATCATAATGTGACGTCCAtatttcgctttgtaaacacaCCCGTGttctaaataatacaaaacatatttgaCACACACGCACAAACTTACTGTTTACATTCTCTTTAATTTCCTAACTATcccaattaaataaaaaaaaaaatttaattgttaacaatgtcatgaaaatttatttacaaGAAATAGTATTGACAAGTAACCTAGTTTTTTTGTAGTTAAAGAGATAATGACTTCGAAACACGTTTGTTTGGATACCCgtatagaatatttatttatcttaaattatATGTTCTTAGAAAAATTTCTcgctgaaaaatataaaactgaagGTATGTGTATAAAGGAGATGTAATATCAATGTCAATATGATAGCAACTTTACAATACAACGTAACTAAACTgccataaacaaacgacaaggACAAAATCTTAATGATTCTGGAAGAGGGCCATAGTTATAAAGATGACTTTTTATCTGTATCACAGTAAACATTAATTAAACTATTGCCTGGAAATAGGTTCGTGTAAACATTGACCACACCCCTGCTAGGAGGATTGGTGATGTAAACCCACACCCACTGACGGAGTGGACGTACCGTCTTAACCTCTACATCACAGTTAACAATGATCCCAGCACTGCCCGGATTATTGATGGTGTAAACTTATAACCATTAACAGTATATACTTACCGTCCAACCAGCCGCTTCACAGTAGACTTTGACCACACCCCTGCCAGGGGGATGGATGGTGTAAACTCCTTCAGAAGTCCCACTAGGTAATTCATTGCAATCATTCCTCGTCAAACACATTATCGGTAGTTGTCCTAAATAAGTGGAACATTATACATATTCAATACAATGAACATGCATAGTCGAAAATTATTGAATTCATTTATGTTTTCAGCTTCGCAGGGAGTACAAATGAGTTTTTGTGTAAAGTGGTATCATAATCATTGTGTTCCTCTTTTCAACATTATGACTTTAAATTCATAACAGTTGTTTAATTGAGTTGACATTCGGATAATTACAGtacatatatataggaagatgtggtgggggtgccaatgagacaactctctatccaaataacaatttaaaaaagtaaaccattacaggtcgtcaatgtacggccttcaacacggagcattggctcaaaccgaacaacaagctataaagggccccaaaataagtagtgtaaaaccattcaaacggggaaaccAATGTCTGTTTCAGTATAACACGACCACAAAGGTGACTGGGGAAACACATTTGCATATAATGAAGACATTCCCCAAGGACTGGGATATAGACATTTTGTCACTTTGTCttcttccgaccggcagtaaaacgcttgccaaagtggggcgtccgtttgcctgtgcgggatgtatcaatcAATGCAGCAACGGCCGGTCAGAATgaggacgttaaatccgatgcctttTTAAAGAGAGTGTCATGCTCTTTGTACGTAAAGAACTCTTGCAACAATTCTTTGAGGGTCCGTAGTTGGACTGTTGCAAGGCAACATTTCtttccctatccaatataccctcagtTTCTaatggcagtccaaatttccccgaccatcttCCCGGACGGCCTCTATTACGAGACCTAACTATTGTACTTATCAATTtaaacttgttctcgtcctgaacatccatggaatatttgccactggacgttaagcaaccaacaatcaatcagaCATTATAAAACGTTATTTTGGTTGGCTATAAGAGCAATTTTGCGACATTGTAAAATTAGCCTTCATTTCAAACTGAAATGTATCATTCTTGATGACACGAGCTTCTCCAACAAAGTGCAtgggtaaataaaaaaagaaagatagaaatcgtgttttcatgatcctagatAGAAATGTAATTTCAAGTATggaatgcttcttttttttattcaccaCCGACTGTGCGAGGACGATATAGCCAGTCAATGCCGTTTTAAACTCCATTCATCACCCTTCACCACCTGTGGACACTGAAGCTGTTCTATTATTATCGTAACAGTTCATTTAAGaaattgaatacttctttttgtaatttcataggGCTgcaaaagcgttgaccgtgcgcacattttcaGAGCTTTTTCTTCGGCCAACGCTTTTTCatcccaataaatttacaaaaagatgcattcaattctttaaaagaactgttacttaaataatataacagatttacaccaattttgttttttgtccaaaGATTTacgacttttgaacagcggtatactactgttgcctttatttggtgTTCACAAGTGGTAAAGGATGATGATGGGCGTTTAAAACatccttgactggctataccgGTCTCGCACAGTCGGTCATGAAGGATACCTGTCGTATTTCTGTATGTGAATGGTGAATTGTAATATAAAAACGATTCTTTTCCAGCATTCCGCAACCGACGCATGCCAAAAGATGCAAACATTCCTAATGACTCATCTGGTACAAAGTGTTTTAAATGGCGTCCTGGTACATAATGGctatttctttataaaatatacgaaatttgtgtcaattttttgttgttcCTGAATTCAATTATTCGTCTTTCCTTTACCATTGTTCTAAATAGTTTCAgatgttcattttttatatcgtAGTTGTGTACACATTCTGAATTTATGTTGATGAATCGATGCCCGaataacttaaaaaatattaatcaaaatgTAAGTTACCTGTTATGTCCatctttttaattaataatcCGCTCTCCGATTGCTCTGTATAAGGCTGGTGAAGGTAATCCAGTTGACATGCATTTGTTTCATTGTCATAACTTGCCGAACAGCAGTAAGTCTCTGTGGAGCAGGATTGGGCACAGGATATTTTGGAGAAAGCCGTTAAATTTCTGAACGTTGTTCCGCTGGAAATTATCTTTGTCTTATATGCGATGTCGAATATTTCGCTCGTAATTTCCGATACATGTTCAGCGCAGAAACAACACATAGAATAGACAAGAATTACGAATATATTTACCatactgtatttttaatatccaagatttttttttttgtcaagcaATTAACTTGCTTGTAATGAGATCTTGGAAGATTTAGGACGGTTAGAACACTTTAACCGCCACAACTTCTTTAACCTTTATAATCAGGTTCACGTGCTAAGATTAATTGAAACAGCAAtaaacattataggtcaagtaaatatttacaatatttttagtagttcattattaaatttgactaacaaaataatatttattatatattctttCTTATTCAAATAGCTAATCATCATTAATTATTAATGCTgggaaaatattatttataatgagGAAAACTTGAAAACCCATTCCATTGAAATACACGGACCTATTTGCGTATGATTTtcttacaatttatttgtatatgctCGGGCGTTGCCGTTAATCAATACACgagtaaatatttttaaccaataattaatatttactGTTGATGATAACCATATCAAATTTACTACAATCaatactaattaaaaaaatgtcgtCTTAAATCaactttattaattttattgaatagaAAGGTGGATAGAAtacggttaaaaaaaaatcatataattaCGATATTGTTtctcgatatttttttttacaaatttaaccTGACCGGACAAGGCTTATagtgttttaattaattttttttttcaccaacTACAATTTTACTCGCATTTAATATAGCCATGCAATAGTTCCCACTGTACGTaacataaaatcaaaacaataaaacaaaataggtgaaaaattcatgataaaatgttaaaatgggaaaaatgtgtgaaaaaaatTCACAATATTCATACTAGAAAATTAGTAATTTGGTTGGAGAAACGAAAAGGCAACAAAAAAATGGACGATTTATGGTGTAACGGAATGACAGGCAGTTCTGTTAATCTAGTTAATCCAAAGGCAATATTCGTAGGCAACTAATTGCCACATGTATCAGGTTTAATCCTTGGATGTGCATGGTGATATTGcacttttatgttttgtataaataacaaaacttatGTTTTAATTCTGttgttttataattgatataacAGTCTCTCATAGTTCTTTTAAGAATGGCAcatgcattttaaattttatactgTGTACTTGTTATTATATGGTGTAAATACTTGAATGTATgtggtgagactttaataaactattgaatctgaatctgtcATTTTTCGCAGATGTTGAAGCATCGTTAAATCAGGAAATTACTATAacggagagaaaaaaaatatgactctGTGATTATAGTTTGTGTGAATACCTATTATTTTATGATTCGTTTACAATACTGGTAAATATTTGATGTATCTCTAAATACTTGTGGTTTAGTTTGACGAAGAAGTGAATCAATTTCTATGAAATAAACGCTCCttacaataatatttaaaattgagaatggaaatggggaatgtggcaaagagacaacaaaccgaccaaataaaaaataacagccAATCTATAATCAATTGTTcgcattttaaaaatatttagattaaatataaaatattcatgatAGTGTTTACATGTACCGCAGAATGAATGAACTCTCACAGGTTTCAATTGTTACAATTTGGCAAAAGTAACAAATAATTACTATTCGTTTGAAAATACCAATGATAATGCGTAATTGAAAGTTAAGGCGGATTTACACTTTACATGTTGCGTAGAAGAGGGACAACAGTCCAAGTGTCGTGTGCAAATCTTTTCATGACACGTGTCTTGTGGTGCCATGTCAGCTCcgttttgcaattttaaataattattttgcaaaaaaaaaagatatgtaggtgttttaaaatcaaatatcatgCTAAACTCTATTCATGGAAAATATAGCAAGTTTTCACagggaaaaaaaatatcgaCGATCGAAAAtcaattttacaaacattttgcTAATCATTCTAAAAGTAAGTTTTAACCAGTTTCAATTGTCTGTAATTTTATGAAAGATGATCTTGGTTTCGAAAATTCCAAATGAGGTGTTTCGAAGTGATGGATCCGTTACAAATAACATGGAcgatgttttacaaaaatggaAAGACAGTTTTCATGGTTTGTTGAATTCCGATCCAGATAACAACAAGAATTTTggtgttaaaatttaattgtaaagAATGATATTGTTTGTAATGATTAAGATGATTATTATATCTTTTGATGAAGTTTATAAGGTAGCAATGACAGCTTAAAATGGGAAAAGCCCAGGTGTAGCTTGTATTCAGGCAGAATTATGCAAAAATTATAcagttatttttactttaactaaattgttttatatttgttttaaatttggcAAAGTTCCAAATATGTGGAATAAAGGTATTATTACTCCTATACCTAAATGTTCAACTACGGATCCTAGAGATCCATTTTAAATAGAGGTATTACCTTAGCACCTTGTGCATATAAGCTTTATTGTGGCGTTTCAAATAAAAGGTTAACTGAGTGGTTAGACAAAAGGGATACAATAAATGATGAACAAAATGGGTTTATTAAAGGTAGAAGTACAATAGATCATATCAGTAAATTAACATCTGTTattgaaactagaaaaaaatgtaagctgtcaacttttttatgtttcattgattttaagaaagctTATGATTCTATTGATATGATagagttttgttatttaataaattaggAAAACTGGGTGTTAGTACAAAATCTATGTATGCTTTAAAGGCTATTTATTCTTATGTAGAATGCAGTGTCAGATTAAATGGTAACATGACTGAATGGTTCAATGTAAATACTGGCTTAAAACAAGGCTGTGTATTGTCAACAGTAATGTTTAACAATGtattaatgatttaattgaTGATATAAAGTTGTTAGAcattggtattaatattgatggTGAAAAATTATCCATCTTGCTGTATGCCGATGACATAGTGTTATAAGTAGAAAATGCTGaggatttacaaaaaaaataagatgttttaaatgtatgttttaatcaaaatagtttaaaagtaaatttaagaaaatcaaatttttttacattttagaaaTCCTTCTGTAGCCAGATCAGATTTTCAGTTTAgtttaaatgatgaaaatattgaGTATGCTTCAAATTACCAATACTTAGGTTTATTGTTAACAGAGTTTTTAGACTACCAATTAATGACAAAAGCTGTAGCCAGGTCAGCAAGTAGGGCATTGTATTTACTTATTGTTGAATGCAAAGCATAAGGTGGTTTTCAGCACAATATCTACACAAAGCAATTTGATACGATGGTTTGGTCAGTCATAAATTATGGCTCATCTATTTGGGGCACGAGAGATTTCTAATGCATCACTGCAGTACAGAATCGCGCCATGCGTTTCTACATGGGTGTGGGTAAATATACCCCATACGATGATGTGTCAGGTGACATGGGCTGGAAACCACCATGTGTTAAACAGTGGACAAATATTTTTAGACACTGGTCCAAATGTACAAAAATGGACaacaatataattaattataaagtttttaaatggtCAGTGATGAAAGGTagttgtaaatttaaaaattggtgCTACAAAGTTATGGAGATGTTGAATTCCTTTGATTTCGaaagatattataaaataaatgaaaatgttcttGATAGTTATAGTATATCTCAGTTAGAAgagaaaatgtttgataaatataaaaaaagactgGTGTACAAGAATTTTTCATATAGTACCGGTTGTTAATTGAGaacaaaaaactttttaaacatacTTATAACACTGAGCAATATTTTCTACAGAAAATGCAACAGCGCCATCGTAGTGCTTTTTCAAAGTTTAGATGTTGTGTAGCaccattaaaaattgaaagtggTATGAAAGGAAAAATCTAGACGAAAGAGTCTGTTGTAACTGCAATATTTTAGAGGATGAAAGAcatgtacttttaaattgtCCCTTGTATGAAGATCTAAAACATgcttttttattgatatatattgtgtcataatgatatgtttttaaacttatctgatgaagaaatatatatatatatatatatatatatatacaactcgtctaaacatcaacccaacaatgttagatctgtaaatttgctttcgcaaatttttggttcttccctcgccgggattcgaacccatgctactgtgatatcgtgacaccaaatcgcctgcactgcagccgtcccgctagaccacacgaccacctgggctctcataaaaagagctttcggtggccatatgttacctttccacgtcagttttaatctagcggcgtactacagtacatgatatataagacatgaagatgttattgttacagatcagctaaattatctatatatatatatacaaatcgtctaaacatcaacccaacaatgttagatctgtaaatttgctttcgcaaatttttggttcttccctcgccgggattcgaacccatgctattgtgatatcgtgacaccaaatcgcctgcactgcagccgtcccgctagaccacacgaccacctgggctctcaaataaaagagctttcggtggccatatgttacctttccacgtcagttttaatctagcgtcgtactacagtacatgatatataaggcatgaagatgttattgttacagatcagctaaattatctatagtaaaggatcctacaaattaatgtaagatacagtcacagaaaataattatattcataagtacgtctgagtcagtgacaaccctacaacagatgtatccatcggatcgccatcaatgatggtgatacatggctgtgtacataatgtatatacaaatcgtctaaacatcaacccaacaatgttagatctgtaaatttgctttcgcaaatttttggttcttccctcgccgggattcgaacccatgctattgtgatatcgtgacaccaaatcgcctgcactgcagtcgtcccgctagaccacacgaccacctgggctctcaaataaaagagctttcggtggccatatgttacctttccacgtcagttttaatctagcgtcgtactacagtacatgatatataaggcatgaagatgttattgttacagatcagctaaattatctatagtaaaggatcctacaaattaatgtaagatacagtcacagaaaataattatattcataagtacgtctgagtcagtgacaaccctacaacagatgtatccatcggatcgccatcaatgatggtgatacatggctgtgtacataatgtatatacaaatcgtctaaacatcaacccaacaatgttagatctgtaaatttgctttcgcaaatttttggttcttccctcgccgggattcgaacccatgctattgtgatatcgtgacaccaaatcgcctgcactgcagccgtcccgctagaccacacgaccacctgggctctcaaataaaagagctttcggtggccatatgttacctttccacgtcagttttaatctagcgtcgtactacagtacatgatatataaggcatgaagatgttattgttacagatcagctaaattatctatagtaaaggatcctacaaattaatgtaagatacagtcacagaaaataattatattcataagtacgtctgagtcagtgacaaccctacaacagatgtatccatcggatcgccatcaatgatggtgatacatggctgtgtacataatgtatatacaaatcgtctaaacatcaacccaacaatgttagatctgtaaatttgctttcgcaaatttttggttcttccctcgccgggattcgaacccatgctattgtgatatcgtgacaccaaatcgcctgcactgcagtcgtcccgctagaccacacgaccacctgggctctcaaataaaagagctttcg
The nucleotide sequence above comes from Mytilus trossulus isolate FHL-02 chromosome 5, PNRI_Mtr1.1.1.hap1, whole genome shotgun sequence. Encoded proteins:
- the LOC134719605 gene encoding fibrinogen-like protein A gives rise to the protein MVNIFVILVYSMCCFCAEHVSEITSEIFDIAYKTKIISSGTTFRNLTAFSKISCAQSCSTETYCCSASYDNETNACQLDYLHQPYTEQSESGLLIKKMDITGQLPIMCLTRNDCNELPSGTSEGVYTIHPPGRGVVKVYCEAAGWTVIQRRLDGTIDFYRDWADYKNGFGDVGGEYWLGNDNIHTILSRRPYTLRIDLENFSGETRYAEYTTFHVGDETSNYLLNIGGYSGTAGDLMDHSNGFGFSTTDRDNDGHANGVCTDMRHGCFWFDFCTMANLNGVYYPGGNVGSNQDDIYVWSWVYGHTNPMKTVVMKII